The genomic segment CTCAGAAGACTGGAACTAGAAGTCAAGTTACCTGCCaacactgtggaaagagtttcaaacaaCATGGAAACTTTAAggtccacatgagagttcacactggtgAGAAGCCTTATACAtgtcaacagtgtggaaagtgtttcactCAAAAAGCAACCCTTAAAAGCCACATGAATGTTCACACcagagagaagccttacacatgccaacagtgtggaaacagtttcacACAGCAAGGAAGCTTTAACAGGCACATGAtacttcacactggagagaagccttacacctgcaaactgtgtggaaagagcttcactcaaaaaggacaccttaaagtccacatgacaAATCACACTGAAGGAAGCTCTTTCATCTGCCATCCGTGTGGGAAaagttttaacagaaaagaaGACCTTGAAGTCCACATGACAGATCACTCTGAAGGAAGCTCttttacctgccaacagtgtgggaaaagttttaacagaaaaaaaaaccttaactcacacatgaaaattcacaccggagaaaagccttacaTATGCCCTCAATGTGGAATAAGCTTCAACCAAATAGGAaaccttaacaggcacatgagaactcacactggagaaaaccgttttacctgcaaactgtgtggaaaatgtttcattcgaaaaggaaaccttaatcaccacatgagaattcataccggagaaaagccttacacatgccctcaatgtggaaagaATTTTACACATAAACAGACTTTTAACGTCCACATtagaattcacaccggagagaagccttacacctgcaaactgtgtggaaagagcttcactcaaaaaggacaccttaaaatccACATGACAAATCACACTGAAGGAAGctctttcacctgccaacagtgcggaaaaagttttaacaaaaaaagcaACCTTAATtcccacatgaaaattcacactggagaaaatcCTTACTTGTGCCCTCAATGTGGAAGGAGTTTTATGCATAAACAAACTCtgaaagtccacatgagaattcacaccggagGAAAGCCTTTCACATGCCTTCAGCTTGAGAAGAGTTTCACATATCGAGATCTGAAACGTAATTTGCAAGCTCATTCTGGAAAGAGTTCTGAATGTGGTAAAAGATTTAGAAAAAGGCGCCATTTTAAAAACCACATTCAGATTCACTCTGGTGTAAGATTATTTAATTGTGATCAGtgcaataaaaaatttattttaccaTCACATTTACAGATACACCTGAAAAGTCATGCAGATGTGAGACCCTATTCTTGTTCtgtatgtggaaagagtttcaaatgGCTCAGCAATTTAAAATGGCACCAGAAAATACGTATCTGTTTAAAATTAACTTGAGTTAATGACAGCTTATGGTTCTGTTGTATTTGGTGCTCTTCGTTTTCAGAGCAAAAGAGGTTACTGCTACACATGCTGCAGTTTTTCAGTTCAGTATTCTTAAAGTCCatgtaaaacaatattaaatttgtGTTCTCAGTTTAtcacaccacagaaaaatgtattaaccacccagccaaatttgaatgataaaaaaaccCAAGTAAATAGAATAAGGTATCAAAAGCTTGAATAAATAAGCAGTATTCTCTGCTCTCAAATGCTGGGGGCGTGTCTGCTGTCTGTGCTGAAACCACAGCCACTCACGGAAAAGCTGCCGTCTCTCTCAACTGTCATATACAACTACAACCTGAATAGATGCTCGTTCTAgcagcttaatttaaataaagagaCTGTTGTTTTGTAAATCAAAGCAACCAGGTATTATGCATTT from the Cyprinus carpio isolate SPL01 unplaced genomic scaffold, ASM1834038v1 S000006610, whole genome shotgun sequence genome contains:
- the LOC109094235 gene encoding gastrula zinc finger protein XlCGF57.1-like isoform X1, producing the protein MAFIKVESEELKIEEVFRVKQEEPEEQTDLMALKKESEVLDEIQDKDPYKKHDFITGQKSISCSETEKSSSQKSAQKTGTRSQVTCQHCGKSFKQHGNFKVHMRVHTGEKPYTCQQCGKCFTQKATLKSHMNVHTREKPYTCQQCGNSFTQQGSFNRHMILHTGEKPYTCKLCGKSFTQKGHLKVHMTNHTEGSSFICHPCGKSFNRKEDLEVHMTDHSEGSSFTCQQCGKSFNRKKNLNSHMKIHTGEKPYICPQCGISFNQIGNLNRHMRTHTGENRFTCKLCGKCFIRKGNLNHHMRIHTGEKPYTCPQCGKNFTHKQTFNVHIRIHTGEKPYTCKLCGKSFTQKGHLKIHMTNHTEGSSFTCQQCGKSFNKKSNLNSHMKIHTGENPYLCPQCGRSFMHKQTLKVHMRIHTGGKPFTCLQLEKSFTYRDLKRNLQAHSGKSSECGKRFRKRRHFKNHIQIHSGVRLFNCDQCNKKFILPSHLQIHLKSHADVRPYSCSVCGKSFKWLSNLKWHQKIRICLKLT